One stretch of Bactrocera tryoni isolate S06 unplaced genomic scaffold, CSIRO_BtryS06_freeze2 scaffold_7, whole genome shotgun sequence DNA includes these proteins:
- the LOC120781484 gene encoding beta-alanine-activating enzyme isoform X3 has translation MSKLYEHTILEKFRSKVLIIYRTEYEEHSYTFDVVLKEVTRVLQQFDYYNITPNTGIALRLQGHSPHSIALILSILNYNCYFIPLHFTNISYNFENVLNAHGAKYVMMDIKCDNQNCKQIGILNIMDNKIYLFQNISMDRKIYGEVNDLCYSISTSGTTGLPKIVQVPYSCVEPNILPLCTRLKLSENDIYFWH, from the exons atgagCAAATTATATGAACATACAATATTGGAGAAATTTCGTAGCAAAGTGTTAATTATTTATCGAACAGAATATGAGGAACATTCATACACTTTTGACGTAGTATTAAAGGAAGTAACCCGTGTTCTGCAACAATTTGACTATTATAACATAACTCCTAACACAGGCATTGCATTGCGATTACAAGGTCATTCACCCCATAGTATTGCTCTTATCCTCAg CATCCTCAACTACAATTGTTACTTTATTCCTTtgcattttacaaatataagttacaatttcgaaaatgttttaaatgcaCATGGAGCAAAATATGTAATGATGGACATTAAATGTGATAAtcaaaattgcaaacaaattggGATTTTGAATATTATGGATAATAAGATATACTTGTTTCAAAACATATCTATGGATAGAAAAATATATGGTGAGGTTAATGATCTTTGCTATAGTATTTCAACATCAGGGACTACAGGACTTCCGAAAATCGTACAAGTTCCGTATTCTTGTGTGGAACCAAATATATTACCTTTATG TACACGGTTGAAATTATCGGAAAATGAT ATTTATTTTTGGCACTAA
- the LOC120781484 gene encoding beta-alanine-activating enzyme isoform X4 has translation MSKLYEHTILEKFRSKVLIIYRTEYEEHSYTFDVVLKEVTRVLQQFDYYNITPNTGIALRLQGHSPHSIALILSILNYNCYFIPLHFTNISYNFENVLNAHGAKYVMMDIKCDNQNCKQIGILNIMDNKIYLFQNISMDRKIYGEVNDLCYSISTSGTTGLPKIVQVPYSCVEPNILPLCTRLKLSENDERLY, from the exons atgagCAAATTATATGAACATACAATATTGGAGAAATTTCGTAGCAAAGTGTTAATTATTTATCGAACAGAATATGAGGAACATTCATACACTTTTGACGTAGTATTAAAGGAAGTAACCCGTGTTCTGCAACAATTTGACTATTATAACATAACTCCTAACACAGGCATTGCATTGCGATTACAAGGTCATTCACCCCATAGTATTGCTCTTATCCTCAg CATCCTCAACTACAATTGTTACTTTATTCCTTtgcattttacaaatataagttacaatttcgaaaatgttttaaatgcaCATGGAGCAAAATATGTAATGATGGACATTAAATGTGATAAtcaaaattgcaaacaaattggGATTTTGAATATTATGGATAATAAGATATACTTGTTTCAAAACATATCTATGGATAGAAAAATATATGGTGAGGTTAATGATCTTTGCTATAGTATTTCAACATCAGGGACTACAGGACTTCCGAAAATCGTACAAGTTCCGTATTCTTGTGTGGAACCAAATATATTACCTTTATG TACACGGTTGAAATTATCGGAAAATGAT GAGCGTCTTTATTAA